A single genomic interval of Granulicella tundricola MP5ACTX9 harbors:
- the leuS gene encoding leucine--tRNA ligase: MSDISLPENAGNSPQSDAASAEPNQPQRYTPAEIEPKWQARWDADPSLYAADAHDSGKPKYYCLEMLPYPSGALHIGHVRNYAIGDALARFMWMRGHNVLHPMGWDAFGLPAENAALKNNVPPREWTLSNIASMKKQFQRLGMGFDWSKEVTTCLPDYYRWNQWLFLKMFERGLAYRKKSKVNWCPQCATVLANEQVIQGRCWRHDETVVEQRDLTQWFLRITKYADELLTGLDKLEGWPEKVRTMQRNWIGRSEGTNVDFMVANAPASASNGSKITVFTTRVDTIFGATSIQLAPEHAVAKAFAAEDPRLAEEIEALLLQQQKARETDELGAIEKHGVPTGRFAVNPFNGERVPIWVANYILADYGTGAIMSVPAHDERDFEFATKYNLPIKRVIAPNLDTDDLPLPYLAEEEAVLIDSGEWSGEACLEAQDKMAAFVETGSFGSKTVTYRLKDWGVSRQRYWGTPIPMVYCEACGADEPIPVPESQLPILLPEQIAITQEGGSPLGRVPEFVNTTCPKCGGPARRETDTMDTFVDSSWYFYRYTDPHNDTAPFDSAKVNYWFPIDQYIGGVEHAILHLIYSRFWTKVMRDLGLIVNDEPAERLFTQGMVIKDGAKMSKSKGNVVSPDLMIDRYGADATRMYALFAAPPDRDLDWQEEGVAGISRFLGKIFRLTTKFAQLEGGEAGPADAALLRKLHQTIAKVTHDFSGRWHFNTSISSIMILVNEITANEAAIDAGQVTAATVKSTLRSLIQMIAPFAPFLAAELWETLGEQGIVFRHPWPESDAALAREDEISIPVQVNGKLANVIKLPSESTDEEVKAAALLDEKVAARIAGKTIVKVVYVPGKLVNLVVK; the protein is encoded by the coding sequence ATGTCTGATATATCTTTGCCTGAAAACGCAGGAAATTCGCCCCAGTCTGACGCCGCCTCCGCAGAGCCGAACCAGCCGCAGCGCTACACGCCGGCTGAGATCGAGCCCAAATGGCAGGCCCGCTGGGACGCTGACCCCAGCCTCTACGCCGCCGACGCCCACGACTCCGGCAAACCCAAGTACTACTGCCTGGAGATGCTCCCGTACCCCAGCGGTGCCCTTCACATCGGCCACGTCCGCAACTACGCCATCGGCGACGCGCTCGCGCGTTTCATGTGGATGCGTGGCCACAACGTCCTGCACCCCATGGGCTGGGACGCCTTCGGGCTGCCGGCGGAGAACGCCGCTCTCAAGAACAACGTGCCCCCGCGTGAGTGGACGCTCTCCAACATCGCCTCCATGAAGAAGCAGTTCCAGCGCCTCGGCATGGGCTTTGACTGGTCCAAAGAGGTCACCACCTGCCTCCCCGACTACTACCGCTGGAACCAGTGGCTCTTCCTCAAGATGTTTGAGCGCGGCCTGGCCTACCGCAAGAAGAGCAAGGTCAACTGGTGCCCGCAGTGCGCCACCGTCCTCGCCAACGAGCAGGTCATCCAAGGCCGTTGCTGGCGTCATGACGAGACCGTCGTCGAGCAGCGCGACCTCACCCAGTGGTTCCTCCGCATCACCAAGTACGCGGACGAACTCCTCACCGGCCTCGACAAGCTCGAAGGCTGGCCGGAAAAAGTCCGCACCATGCAGCGCAACTGGATTGGCCGCAGTGAAGGCACCAACGTCGACTTCATGGTCGCCAACGCGCCCGCGTCTGCCAGCAACGGATCGAAGATCACCGTCTTCACCACGCGCGTCGACACCATCTTCGGCGCGACCTCCATCCAACTCGCCCCGGAGCACGCGGTCGCCAAGGCCTTCGCCGCCGAGGACCCCAGGCTCGCCGAAGAGATCGAAGCCCTCCTGCTCCAGCAGCAGAAGGCCCGCGAGACGGATGAGCTTGGCGCAATCGAAAAGCACGGCGTTCCCACCGGCCGCTTCGCCGTCAATCCCTTCAACGGCGAGCGCGTTCCCATCTGGGTCGCCAACTACATCCTGGCCGACTACGGCACTGGCGCCATCATGAGCGTGCCCGCGCACGATGAGCGCGACTTCGAGTTCGCCACCAAGTACAACCTGCCCATCAAGCGCGTCATCGCCCCCAATCTCGACACCGACGACCTCCCTCTGCCATACCTCGCCGAAGAAGAAGCCGTCCTCATCGACTCCGGCGAGTGGTCCGGCGAGGCCTGTCTCGAAGCCCAGGACAAGATGGCCGCCTTCGTGGAAACAGGCAGCTTCGGGTCGAAGACCGTCACCTATCGCCTCAAGGACTGGGGCGTCAGCCGCCAGCGTTACTGGGGCACCCCCATCCCTATGGTCTACTGCGAGGCCTGCGGCGCAGATGAACCCATCCCTGTACCTGAATCGCAGCTTCCCATCCTCCTCCCGGAGCAGATCGCCATCACCCAGGAGGGCGGCTCGCCCCTCGGCCGCGTGCCGGAGTTCGTCAACACCACCTGCCCCAAATGTGGCGGACCCGCGCGTCGCGAGACCGACACCATGGACACCTTCGTCGATTCAAGCTGGTACTTCTACCGCTACACCGACCCCCACAACGACACCGCCCCCTTCGACTCCGCCAAGGTCAACTACTGGTTCCCCATCGACCAGTACATCGGCGGCGTCGAGCACGCCATCCTGCACCTCATCTACTCGCGCTTCTGGACCAAGGTCATGCGCGACCTCGGCCTCATCGTCAACGATGAGCCCGCCGAGCGCCTCTTCACCCAGGGCATGGTCATCAAGGACGGCGCCAAGATGTCCAAGTCCAAGGGCAACGTCGTCAGCCCGGACCTCATGATCGACCGCTACGGCGCGGACGCCACCCGCATGTACGCCCTCTTCGCCGCTCCCCCTGACCGCGACCTCGACTGGCAGGAGGAAGGCGTCGCCGGCATCAGCCGCTTCCTCGGCAAGATCTTCCGCCTGACGACCAAGTTCGCTCAGCTTGAGGGCGGTGAAGCAGGCCCGGCAGACGCCGCGCTCCTGCGCAAGCTGCACCAGACCATCGCCAAGGTCACCCACGACTTCAGCGGACGCTGGCACTTCAACACCTCCATCTCGTCCATCATGATCCTGGTCAACGAGATCACCGCCAACGAAGCCGCCATCGACGCAGGCCAGGTCACCGCAGCCACGGTCAAGTCGACCCTGCGCTCGCTGATCCAGATGATCGCCCCCTTCGCGCCCTTCCTTGCGGCAGAGCTCTGGGAGACGCTTGGCGAGCAGGGAATCGTCTTCCGCCACCCCTGGCCGGAGTCCGACGCAGCCCTGGCCCGTGAGGATGAGATCTCCATCCCCGTCCAGGTCAACGGCAAGCTCGCCAACGTCATCAAGCTGCCCTCAGAAAGCACGGACGAAGAGGTCAAAGCCGCCGCACTCCTGGACGAAAAGGTCGCAGCCCGCATCGCAGGCAAGACCATCGTGAAGGTCGTCTACGTCCCCGGCAAGCTCGTCAACCTCGTGGTGAAATAG
- a CDS encoding deoxyribonuclease IV: MAQAKKRIGVHLGTSGGCWTAVNRAVEAGANTFQFFSSSPRTWKANAVKPEEAAKMRELRAANDIGPVAIHASYLINLCSQTETVRINSTAAFRGEVERALAWGAEYLVLHPGSWKGLTRDEGLRLAAASIVEAVDGIDFTGKDFRILIENTAGAEFSLGGKLEQVAELVETLKPCAPVGVCLDTCHVHVAGYDIVTPEGYAETMQTVEQTIGFEAVKVWHCNDAKAAMGSKLDRHEHIGEGTIGAEAFRRLLHDQRFAGAVFIAETPVDAPGDEARNVGVLRTLAAG, encoded by the coding sequence ATGGCTCAGGCAAAGAAGCGAATCGGTGTGCATCTTGGAACGTCAGGCGGTTGTTGGACGGCAGTGAACAGGGCAGTGGAGGCGGGCGCGAACACCTTCCAGTTCTTCTCCTCCAGTCCCCGGACCTGGAAGGCCAACGCGGTCAAACCGGAAGAGGCCGCAAAGATGCGCGAGCTGCGCGCCGCCAACGATATCGGCCCCGTCGCCATCCATGCCAGCTACCTCATCAACCTGTGCAGCCAGACCGAAACCGTCCGCATCAACTCCACTGCTGCCTTCCGCGGTGAAGTAGAACGCGCTCTCGCCTGGGGTGCCGAGTACCTGGTCCTCCATCCCGGAAGCTGGAAGGGCCTCACCCGCGACGAAGGCCTCCGCCTCGCCGCCGCCTCCATCGTCGAAGCGGTCGACGGCATCGACTTCACCGGCAAGGACTTCCGCATCCTCATTGAGAACACCGCCGGCGCGGAGTTCTCGCTCGGCGGCAAGCTGGAGCAGGTCGCGGAGCTCGTCGAAACCCTCAAGCCCTGCGCGCCCGTCGGCGTCTGCCTCGATACCTGCCACGTCCACGTCGCGGGCTACGACATCGTCACGCCGGAGGGTTATGCGGAGACCATGCAGACGGTGGAGCAGACCATCGGCTTTGAAGCCGTCAAGGTCTGGCACTGCAACGACGCCAAGGCTGCCATGGGCTCGAAGCTCGACCGCCACGAGCATATCGGCGAAGGCACGATCGGAGCCGAAGCCTTCCGGCGCCTGCTGCACGATCAGCGCTTTGCGGGCGCGGTCTTCATCGCGGAGACGCCCGTGGACGCACCAGGAGATGAGGCGCGTAACGTCGGCGTGCTCAGAACGCTCGCGGCGGGATAA
- a CDS encoding diflavin oxidoreductase, translated as MSETLEATTESAAAPAAHAPKYTRNNPYQSNVLVNELLTAEGSEKETRHVELSLEDGMTYTPGDAVGILPENRREVVDEMLQALGFTGSERVLDHYKVEIDLDEALRTRLAIGKLERGRITQMVKLAPENAGLKAMAGADNKARAEEYCYGREFIDLVKDFPGIITQPQQLFQILARLTPRMYSIASSQALHADNVQTTVRVVRYDAHGRSRQGLASGHLGERAPVGGTMPIFLHANGNFRLPEDSSKPVIMVGPGTGVAPFRAFLEERQAKGETGDNWLFFGEQRRALDFLYQEQFEGMHKDGVLTRLETAFSRDQAKKIYVQDRIEEHAAEVYAWLERGAYFYVCGDATRMAKDVHTALLDAIAKGSNGTLEHAEEYLATMKKQKRYQLDVY; from the coding sequence ATGAGCGAAACACTGGAAGCTACCACCGAATCTGCTGCCGCCCCGGCTGCCCACGCGCCCAAGTACACGCGCAACAATCCCTACCAGTCCAACGTCCTGGTCAATGAGCTTCTGACGGCTGAGGGCTCCGAGAAGGAGACCCGCCACGTCGAGCTGTCGCTTGAAGACGGCATGACCTACACCCCCGGCGACGCCGTCGGCATCCTCCCTGAGAACCGCCGTGAGGTCGTGGACGAGATGCTGCAGGCCCTGGGCTTCACTGGCTCTGAGCGCGTACTCGATCACTACAAGGTTGAGATCGACCTCGACGAAGCCCTTCGCACCCGCCTCGCCATCGGCAAGCTGGAGCGCGGACGCATCACGCAGATGGTCAAGCTCGCCCCGGAGAACGCTGGCCTGAAGGCCATGGCCGGCGCGGACAACAAGGCTCGCGCGGAGGAGTACTGCTACGGCCGCGAGTTCATCGATCTCGTCAAGGATTTCCCTGGCATCATCACGCAGCCTCAGCAGTTATTTCAGATCCTCGCCCGTCTGACGCCGCGCATGTACTCCATCGCCTCCAGCCAGGCGCTCCATGCGGATAACGTGCAGACCACCGTGCGCGTCGTCCGTTACGACGCACATGGCCGCAGCCGCCAGGGCCTGGCCAGCGGCCACCTGGGCGAGCGCGCCCCCGTCGGTGGCACCATGCCCATCTTCCTCCATGCCAACGGCAACTTCCGCCTGCCGGAGGACTCCTCTAAGCCCGTCATCATGGTCGGCCCCGGAACCGGCGTCGCGCCCTTCCGTGCCTTCCTTGAGGAGCGTCAGGCCAAGGGCGAGACCGGTGACAACTGGCTCTTCTTCGGCGAGCAGCGCCGTGCGCTCGACTTCCTCTACCAGGAGCAGTTTGAGGGTATGCACAAGGACGGCGTCCTGACCCGTCTGGAGACCGCCTTCTCCCGCGACCAGGCCAAGAAGATCTACGTGCAGGACCGCATCGAAGAGCACGCGGCTGAGGTCTACGCGTGGCTTGAGCGCGGAGCCTACTTCTACGTCTGCGGCGACGCGACCCGTATGGCCAAGGACGTCCATACCGCTCTGCTCGACGCCATCGCCAAGGGCTCGAACGGCACGCTGGAGCACGCCGAAGAGTACCTGGCCACGATGAAGAAGCAGAAGCGCTATCAGTTGGACGTGTACTAA
- a CDS encoding D-arabinono-1,4-lactone oxidase, with the protein MSTDQTAASKTASRMNWGGNYAFQAATLHEPGTVDEVREIVARAAKVKALGSAHSFNSIADTDGTQVSLARLKSMELNVAEKTVTVGSGIIYAQLAPYLHERGFAVHNLASLPHISVVGACLTATHGSGSGNGCLSTAVSGFEFVAADGSLQTLSRAKDGELFAGAVVNLGGLGIITSVTLEVQPAFEVAQSVYEGLALSQLEKHLEEIFLSGYSVSLFTDWQEQRIRQVWVKRRVESGVPPVFAPELFGATLATKTLHPLPNGSTENRTVQLGIPGPSFERLPHFRPDLTPSNGEELQTEYFVPLDRGYEAIMAVEELRDRITPHLFISELRTVAADDLWMSMAYRRPSLALHFTWKRNWEGVREVLPLIEAKLAPFAARPHWAKLFTVPPAQVQQLYPRMYDFKALLAKYDPQGKFRNAFLDTNVFDL; encoded by the coding sequence ATGTCGACCGATCAGACTGCCGCCAGTAAGACCGCTTCACGTATGAACTGGGGAGGCAACTACGCCTTCCAGGCCGCCACGCTGCATGAGCCGGGGACGGTGGATGAGGTAAGGGAGATCGTCGCCAGGGCCGCCAAGGTGAAGGCGCTGGGGAGTGCGCACTCGTTCAACAGCATTGCGGATACGGACGGGACGCAGGTTTCTCTCGCAAGGCTGAAGTCTATGGAGCTGAATGTTGCGGAGAAGACCGTCACGGTGGGGAGCGGCATCATCTACGCGCAGCTTGCGCCGTACCTGCATGAGCGTGGATTTGCGGTGCATAACCTGGCTTCCCTGCCGCATATTTCCGTGGTGGGCGCTTGCCTGACGGCGACGCATGGCTCCGGCAGCGGGAACGGTTGCCTTTCGACCGCGGTGTCCGGGTTTGAGTTTGTGGCGGCCGATGGCTCGCTGCAGACGCTCTCACGGGCTAAGGATGGCGAGCTCTTTGCCGGGGCGGTGGTGAATCTGGGCGGCCTGGGGATCATCACAAGCGTGACGCTGGAGGTGCAGCCGGCGTTTGAGGTCGCGCAGTCTGTCTATGAGGGTCTTGCGCTGAGCCAACTGGAGAAGCATCTTGAGGAGATCTTCCTCAGCGGATACAGCGTGAGCCTGTTTACGGACTGGCAGGAGCAGCGGATACGGCAGGTCTGGGTGAAGCGGCGCGTCGAGTCTGGGGTTCCGCCTGTGTTTGCGCCGGAATTGTTTGGGGCTACGCTGGCGACGAAGACGCTGCATCCGTTGCCGAACGGCTCAACCGAGAACCGCACGGTGCAGTTGGGGATTCCGGGGCCGTCGTTTGAGCGGCTGCCGCACTTCCGGCCAGACCTCACGCCCAGCAACGGCGAGGAGTTGCAGACGGAGTACTTCGTCCCACTCGACCGCGGATATGAGGCAATTATGGCCGTGGAGGAGTTGCGCGACCGCATCACGCCGCACCTGTTCATCTCTGAGCTGCGGACGGTGGCAGCGGATGACCTCTGGATGAGCATGGCCTATCGGCGGCCTTCCCTGGCGCTGCACTTTACCTGGAAACGGAACTGGGAGGGCGTACGTGAGGTGTTGCCGCTGATCGAGGCGAAGCTTGCGCCCTTTGCCGCAAGACCGCACTGGGCGAAGCTCTTCACCGTGCCGCCCGCGCAGGTACAGCAGCTCTATCCCCGGATGTACGACTTCAAGGCGTTGCTGGCCAAGTACGATCCGCAGGGCAAGTTTCGCAATGCGTTTCTGGATACCAATGTCTTCGACCTCTGA
- a CDS encoding APC family permease produces the protein MAINMLDMIGVGPFITLPILLSAMGGPQAMLGWIFGALLAVCDGLVWAELGAAMPEAGGSYRFLRTMFPGELGRFLAFLFVFQLIFSAPLSVASGCIGLSQYAAFLAPSLGGHWWAWGRVSAGPGTLVAIACVALALVLLYRRLANLKWISYVLWTAVIATIGWILVTASLYGHLGRAFSFAPGAFHLTPSFFSGLASAMLIATYDFWGYYNVTFLGAEVKDPARTIPRAILISIGAVAGLYLLLNVAILTVMPWQPLVGETELGARQALVAFFMQTAYGGHLGMVLGRVAAGLVMITAFASVFSLLLGYSRIPFAAARDGNFFRIFGQLHARHGFPYVSLLYLGGAAMVFCFFSLKEVIAALVVLRIVVQFLLQHVGVMVLRKRRPDLPRPFRMWLYPLPPVLALAGFGYILLARPMFYRELGEALAVVALGALFYFIRRFRRSESRPENRPKWSESV, from the coding sequence GTGGCGATCAACATGCTGGACATGATCGGCGTCGGCCCGTTCATCACGTTGCCCATCCTGCTCAGCGCCATGGGCGGCCCTCAGGCGATGCTGGGTTGGATCTTTGGCGCGCTGCTGGCGGTCTGCGACGGGCTGGTCTGGGCGGAGCTTGGCGCGGCCATGCCGGAGGCGGGCGGCTCGTATCGCTTTCTGCGGACGATGTTTCCCGGCGAACTCGGCCGCTTCCTGGCATTCCTCTTCGTCTTTCAGCTCATCTTTTCCGCACCGCTCTCGGTCGCGAGCGGCTGCATCGGCCTCTCGCAGTACGCGGCATTCCTCGCGCCCTCGTTGGGAGGCCATTGGTGGGCCTGGGGACGAGTCAGCGCAGGGCCGGGAACGCTGGTCGCCATCGCCTGCGTTGCGCTGGCCTTGGTCCTGCTCTACCGGCGGCTGGCCAACCTCAAATGGATCTCCTACGTGCTGTGGACAGCGGTCATCGCGACCATCGGCTGGATTCTGGTTACAGCCAGCCTCTACGGCCATCTGGGCCGGGCCTTTAGCTTTGCCCCCGGAGCCTTCCACCTGACGCCCTCATTCTTCTCCGGCCTGGCTTCGGCGATGCTCATCGCCACCTATGACTTCTGGGGCTACTACAACGTGACCTTCCTGGGCGCGGAGGTCAAGGACCCCGCGCGGACGATCCCACGTGCCATCCTGATCTCCATCGGCGCAGTGGCGGGGCTGTACCTGCTGCTGAATGTGGCGATCCTGACGGTCATGCCCTGGCAGCCCCTCGTCGGTGAGACCGAACTCGGCGCACGCCAGGCGCTCGTCGCCTTCTTCATGCAAACAGCGTACGGAGGCCACCTGGGCATGGTGCTGGGCCGAGTCGCCGCCGGTCTGGTGATGATTACGGCGTTTGCCAGCGTCTTTTCCCTGTTGCTGGGTTACTCGCGCATCCCCTTTGCAGCAGCGCGCGATGGCAACTTCTTCCGCATCTTCGGCCAGTTGCACGCACGGCACGGCTTTCCATACGTCTCGCTGCTCTACCTCGGAGGCGCGGCGATGGTCTTCTGCTTCTTCTCGCTCAAAGAGGTCATTGCGGCGCTGGTCGTGCTGCGCATCGTGGTGCAGTTTCTGCTGCAGCATGTGGGGGTGATGGTCCTGCGCAAGCGCCGCCCGGATCTGCCCAGACCCTTCCGCATGTGGCTCTATCCATTGCCTCCGGTCCTGGCGCTGGCGGGTTTCGGCTATATCCTCCTGGCTCGCCCCATGTTCTACCGGGAACTGGGCGAGGCACTGGCCGTCGTCGCGCTGGGAGCTCTGTTCTACTTCATCCGGCGCTTTCGCAGATCTGAAAGTCGTCCAGAAAATAGACCAAAATGGTCCGAATCAGTTTAA
- a CDS encoding DUF6526 family protein, protein MAAEQSFKSHTALDPITHFTLLPLGLIALGLSLYLIRHDWPLHRLDHLWMILASMGLILLNLKSRMYPLAVQDRVIRLEGRLRLHELMPEEHHSIADQLTTRQFVALRFACDAELPALARKAVAENLDGKTIKQNIGTWRPDYNRI, encoded by the coding sequence ATGGCAGCCGAACAGAGCTTTAAGAGCCATACCGCGCTCGACCCCATCACGCACTTCACCTTATTGCCACTGGGCCTGATCGCTTTAGGGCTTTCTCTCTACCTGATCCGCCACGACTGGCCGCTTCACCGGCTGGATCATCTTTGGATGATTCTGGCATCGATGGGGCTGATTCTTCTGAACCTCAAGTCGCGGATGTACCCGCTTGCGGTTCAGGATCGCGTCATTCGTCTGGAAGGGCGTCTGCGGCTGCATGAGCTTATGCCGGAGGAACACCACTCCATCGCGGACCAGCTCACGACACGGCAGTTTGTCGCGCTGCGGTTTGCGTGCGATGCGGAGCTTCCGGCGCTCGCGCGGAAGGCCGTGGCTGAAAATCTGGACGGCAAGACCATCAAGCAGAACATCGGCACGTGGCGGCCGGACTATAACCGCATTTAG
- a CDS encoding PIG-L family deacetylase, giving the protein MPSLAFAQQNPQAKDPANLMGERTSAPAHADTLEINHGAPALEQLLKKLRTRASLMMIVAHPDDEDGGMLTYESRGQGARVAMLTLTRGEGGQNLMSADFNDALGLIRTQELLAADRYLGVDQMFGTEVDFGFSKTKEETLAQWTHERVLYDAVRAVRLYRPLVLASVFVGGPTDGHGHHQTSGEICQEVFTAAADPKVFPEMGLPPWAPLKVYARVPFSRVTKDGMFDYATGRTIPPLFHNYVTNTDSTGEPVATVEIPEGEKSTLLGMHGDSYVQFARKGLALQKTQIGEGVRTAPAGALSSGYSLKASRTGSSSAQEKSFFDGVDTTLTGIANLAPAAPASLRTTLASIDKQVADAESIFTPENIELTAPPLRDALRSLDTLLAEMKAASLPEEQKYDLLHELRTKRVQLNQALVLAHHLSVSATLADPKAGPEVLSTLTSLAVKIKLDNKSANSYRIAGIHLTANTAGQGIGQADLGAIQPRTTRELPIRLPYLAGLVPTRPYFSRPNLEQPFYNVKDANLRNAPATPYPISAGVQFDDQGVRLDLETVVQATDDAKGPQPVVIVPPVTVSLSSASGIVPLDMPSFPLETRLRVNATDPAACHPVAKDLPKQVAKLSIRLSNDWLVAPGIQDFDPHCAVDKSYAFTISPPHRPEDGTIVKAQAVARSAAYNYTESFRAVGYAGLTPTNFYTPAIDKVTAVDVKTAPNLKVAYLPGTGDSVAEFLPDLGITPTMLTVADLTAQKLASFDAVILGVRAYSAHPELAGAGSKPLLDFAANGGIVLVQYNSGGSSGHAAPYPFDLPGDSAHNVVVEAQPVTFLAPESPALNWPNKLTSADFEHWVEEWGHGFASTWDSHYEALLEVHDPDQDPQKGGLLLARTGKGAYIYCALALYRSLPEGVPGAYRLLANLLSLRQNPGFVTDIKPSEAKQNDDD; this is encoded by the coding sequence GTGCCCTCGCTTGCCTTCGCGCAGCAAAACCCCCAGGCCAAAGACCCGGCCAACCTGATGGGCGAACGGACCTCAGCGCCTGCCCACGCGGACACGCTCGAGATCAATCACGGCGCTCCGGCGCTGGAGCAACTGCTGAAGAAGCTGCGCACGCGGGCCTCGCTGATGATGATCGTCGCGCACCCGGACGATGAGGACGGCGGGATGCTGACGTATGAGTCGCGCGGTCAGGGAGCGCGTGTGGCCATGCTGACGCTGACGCGTGGTGAAGGTGGGCAGAACCTGATGTCGGCCGACTTCAACGATGCGCTCGGCCTGATCCGCACGCAGGAGCTGCTTGCGGCTGACCGCTACCTGGGCGTCGACCAGATGTTCGGTACGGAGGTTGATTTCGGCTTCTCGAAGACCAAGGAAGAGACCCTTGCGCAATGGACGCATGAGCGCGTGCTTTACGACGCTGTCCGCGCCGTGAGGCTCTACCGTCCGCTGGTGCTGGCCTCCGTCTTCGTCGGTGGGCCGACCGACGGACACGGCCACCATCAGACCTCCGGCGAGATATGCCAGGAGGTCTTCACCGCCGCGGCCGATCCCAAGGTCTTCCCGGAGATGGGCCTGCCGCCGTGGGCGCCGCTGAAGGTTTACGCGCGTGTCCCCTTTTCCCGCGTGACCAAGGACGGCATGTTCGACTACGCCACCGGCAGGACCATCCCGCCGCTCTTCCACAACTACGTCACCAACACGGACAGCACCGGCGAGCCGGTCGCCACGGTGGAGATTCCTGAGGGCGAAAAGTCCACGCTGCTGGGTATGCACGGCGACTCCTACGTCCAGTTCGCACGCAAGGGGCTCGCGCTGCAGAAGACGCAGATTGGCGAAGGCGTACGGACTGCTCCAGCCGGCGCGCTGAGTAGCGGCTACTCGCTGAAGGCGAGCCGGACCGGCTCTTCTTCCGCGCAGGAGAAGTCTTTCTTTGACGGCGTCGATACCACCTTGACCGGCATCGCGAACCTTGCGCCAGCCGCGCCCGCAAGCCTCCGCACCACGCTCGCCTCCATTGATAAACAGGTCGCGGACGCAGAGAGCATCTTCACGCCGGAGAACATCGAGCTGACCGCGCCTCCGCTACGCGATGCTCTACGCTCGCTCGACACCCTTCTCGCCGAGATGAAGGCAGCTTCCCTGCCCGAGGAGCAGAAGTACGATCTTCTCCACGAACTCCGGACCAAGCGCGTGCAGCTCAACCAGGCTCTCGTCCTCGCTCATCACCTGTCCGTGAGCGCGACCCTTGCCGACCCCAAGGCTGGACCGGAGGTGCTCTCCACCCTGACCTCGCTTGCCGTAAAGATCAAGCTGGACAACAAGAGCGCGAACTCGTACCGGATCGCCGGAATCCACCTCACGGCGAACACGGCTGGGCAAGGCATCGGCCAGGCCGATCTGGGCGCGATCCAGCCGCGCACCACGCGCGAGCTTCCCATCCGGCTGCCGTATCTTGCGGGTCTCGTCCCCACACGACCTTACTTCTCCCGACCGAATCTGGAGCAGCCCTTCTACAACGTCAAAGACGCTAACCTCCGTAATGCGCCGGCGACCCCGTATCCCATCTCGGCTGGCGTCCAGTTTGACGATCAGGGCGTGCGGCTTGATCTCGAAACTGTCGTGCAGGCCACTGACGATGCAAAGGGCCCGCAACCGGTCGTCATCGTTCCGCCGGTCACGGTCTCGCTCTCCAGCGCCTCCGGCATCGTGCCGCTTGATATGCCGTCGTTCCCCCTGGAGACCCGGCTGCGCGTCAACGCCACCGATCCTGCCGCATGCCACCCTGTGGCGAAGGACCTTCCAAAGCAGGTTGCGAAGCTGAGCATCCGGCTTTCCAACGACTGGCTCGTCGCGCCCGGTATTCAGGACTTCGATCCGCATTGTGCCGTCGACAAGAGCTACGCCTTCACCATCTCGCCGCCGCACAGGCCGGAGGATGGAACGATCGTCAAAGCGCAGGCCGTCGCCCGCTCCGCGGCTTATAACTACACGGAGTCCTTCCGCGCTGTCGGCTACGCCGGCCTGACCCCGACCAACTTCTACACGCCCGCCATCGATAAGGTCACCGCCGTCGACGTCAAGACGGCACCTAACCTCAAAGTCGCCTATTTGCCAGGGACCGGGGACTCGGTTGCGGAGTTTCTGCCGGATCTTGGCATCACGCCGACGATGCTCACCGTTGCAGATCTGACGGCACAGAAGCTCGCAAGCTTCGACGCGGTTATCCTCGGCGTGCGCGCTTACTCCGCTCACCCGGAGCTTGCAGGCGCAGGGTCCAAGCCGCTGCTGGACTTCGCCGCGAATGGCGGAATCGTGCTGGTTCAGTACAACAGTGGTGGCAGCTCCGGCCACGCGGCACCCTATCCGTTTGATCTGCCTGGCGACTCGGCTCATAACGTTGTCGTAGAAGCCCAGCCCGTCACCTTTCTCGCGCCTGAATCGCCCGCTCTCAACTGGCCCAACAAGCTGACCTCGGCTGACTTCGAGCATTGGGTAGAGGAGTGGGGACACGGCTTTGCCTCCACGTGGGACTCTCACTATGAGGCTCTGCTGGAGGTTCATGATCCTGACCAGGACCCGCAGAAGGGCGGCCTGCTGCTGGCACGCACCGGCAAGGGCGCATATATCTACTGCGCGCTCGCGCTGTACCGTTCGCTTCCGGAGGGTGTTCCCGGCGCTTACAGGCTGCTTGCGAACCTTCTCAGCCTCCGCCAGAACCCCGGCTTCGTAACCGACATCAAACCATCAGAGGCCAAACAGAATGACGACGACTAA